A stretch of the Medicago truncatula cultivar Jemalong A17 chromosome 5, MtrunA17r5.0-ANR, whole genome shotgun sequence genome encodes the following:
- the LOC11407883 gene encoding putative disease resistance protein RGA1 — MADALLGVVFENLTALLQNEFSTISGIKSKVQKLSNNLVHIKAVLEDAEKKQFKELSIKLWLQDLKDGVYVLDDILDEYSIKSCRLRGFTSFKPKNIMFRHEIGNRFKEITRRLDDIAESKNKFSLQMGGTLREIPDQVAEGRQTGSIIAEPKVFGREVDKEKIVEFLLTQARDSDFLSVYPIVGLGGVGKTTLVQLVYNDVRVSGNFEKKIWVCVSETFSVKRILCSIIESITLQKCPDFDYAVMEREVQGLLQGKRYLLVLDDVWNQNQQLESGLTREKWNKLKPVLSCGSKGSSILVSTRDEVVATITGTYQTHHRLSSLSDSECWLLFEQYAFGHHKEERADLVAIGKEIVKKCNGLPLAAKSLGSLMNSRKDEKEWLKIKDSELWDLSDENSILPALRLSYFYLPAALKQCFSFCAIFPKDAEILKEELIWLWMANGLISSRGTTEVEDVGIMVWDELYQKSFFQDRKMDEFSGDISFKMHDLVHDLAQSVMGQECMYLENANLTSLSKSTHHISFDNKDSLSFDKDAFKIVESLRTWFEFCSTFSKEKHDYFPTNLSLRVLCITFIREPLLGSLIHLRYLELRSLDIKKLPDSIYNLQKLEILKIKDCRKLSCLPKRLACLQNLRHIVIEVCRSLSLMFPNIGKLTCLRTLSVYIVSLEKGNSLTELRDLNLGGKLHIQGLNNVGRLFEAEAANLMGKKDLHELYLSWKDKQGIPKNPVVSVEQVLEVLQPHSNLNCLKISFYEGLSLPSWIIILSNLVSLKLKRCKKVVRLQLLGILPSLKNLELSYMDNLKYLDDDESEDGMEVRVFPSLEELVLYQLPNIEGLLKVERGEMFPCLSKLDISECRKLGLPCLPSLKSLTVSECNNELLRSISTFRGLTQLFVNGGEGITSFPEGMFKNLTSLQSLRIYNFPKLKELPNETFNPALTLLCICYCNELESLPEQNWEGLQSLRTLHIYSCEGLRCLPEGIRHLTSLELLTIIGCRTLKERCKKRTGEDWDKISHIPKIQF, encoded by the coding sequence atggCCGACGCTTTGCTTGGAGTTGTGTTTGAAAATTTGACGGCTCTCCttcaaaatgaattttcaaCCATTTCTGGAATTAAGTCAAAGGTTCAAAAGCTATCAAACAACTTAGTTCACATCAAGGCTGTTCTTGAAGATGCTGAGAAGAAACAATTCAAAGAACTCTCTATTAAGCTATGGTTACAAGACCTCAAAGATGGTGTTTATGTGCTCGATGATATCCTTGATGAGTACTCGATCAAGTCTTGTCGACTGAGAGGATTTACCTCTTTCAAACCAAAGAACATCATGTTTCGCCATGAGATTGGTAACAGGTTCAAAGAGATTACAAGGAGGTTAGATGATATTGCTGAAAGTAAGAACAAGTTTTCTCTACAGATGGGTGGCACTCTTAGGGAAATCCCAGATCAAGTAGCTGAAGGGCGCCAAACCGGCTCCATTATTGCTGAACCAAAAGTGTTTGGACGAGAAGTTGATAAAGAAAAGATTGTTGAGTTTCTTCTCACCCAAGCAAGGGACTCTGACTTCCTTTCCGTCTATCCCATAGTTGGTTTAGGTGGTGTTGGAAAAACAACTCTTGTTCAATTGGTCTACAATGATGTTAGGGTGAGtggcaattttgaaaaaaaaatttgggtttGTGTTTCTGAGACTTTCTCGGTAAAGAGGATTTTGTGTTCTATTATAGAATCTATCACATTACAGAAGTGTCCTGACTTTGATTATGCTGTAATGGAAAGAGAGGTGCAAGGATTGTTGCAAGGGAAAAGATATTTGCTGGTTTTGGATGATGTGTGgaatcaaaatcaacaattgGAATCAGGGTTAACACGAGAGAAATGGAACAAATTGAAACCTGTGTTGTCTTGTGGATCCAAAGGTAGTTCCATTTTAGTGTCCACCCGTGATGAAGTTGTTGCAACGATCACAGGAACATACCAAACTCATCATCGTTTGTCTTCTCTCTCTGATAGTGAATGTTGGTTGTTGTTCGAACAATATGCATTTGGACATCACAAAGAAGAGCGTGCTGATCTCGTGGCAATAGGAAAGGAGATAGTAAAGAAATGCAATGGATTGCCTCTTGCAGCAAAATCATTGGGAAGTTTAATGAACTCAAGGAAAGATGAAAAGGAATGGCTTAAAATTAAAGACAGTGAACTTTGGGATTTATCAGATGAAAATTCCATTTTGCCTGCTTTGAGGTTGAGTTACTTTTATTTACCGGCAGCCCTAAAACAATGTTTCTCTTTTTGTGCTATATTTCCCAAAGATGCAGAAATCCTAAAGGAAGAATTGATTTGGCTTTGGATGGCTAATGGATTGATTTCATCTAGGGGTACTACGGAGGTTGAAGATGTTGGCATCATGGTGTGGGATGAATTGTACCAAAAATCATTCTTTCAAGATAGAAAAATGGATGAATTTTCTGGCGACATTTCATTCAAGATGCATGACCTTGTCCATGATCTTGCTCAATCAGTAATGGGGCAAGAATGTATGTATTTGGAGAATGCAAACTTGACTAGTTTGTCAAAAAGCACACACCACATTAGTTTTGACAATAAAGACTCGTTATCCTTCGACAAGGATGCTTTCAAAATAGTTGAATCCTTGCGAACATGGTTTGAGTTTTGTAGtactttttcaaaagaaaaacatgattaCTTCCCAACAAACCTTTCTCTTCGGGTTTTATGCATAACCTTTATCCGAGAGCCATTACTAGGTAGTTTAATTCATTTAAGGTATTTGGAACTTCGTTCTCTTGATATAAAAAAGTTGCCTGACTCAATTTACAACTTACAAAAACTGgaaatcttgaaaataaaagacTGTCGTAAACTGAGTTGTCTCCCAAAACGCTTGGCTTGCTTACAAAATCTTAGACATATAGTCATTGAAGTATGTCGGTCTTTGTCTCTCATGTTTCCTAACATTGGAAAATTAACTTGTCTAAGAACATTAAGTGTGTACATTGTTAGTTTAGAGAAAGGGAATAGCTTGACAGAGTTACGTGATCTAAACCTCGGTGGAAAACTGCATATCCAAGGATTAAACAATGTTGGCAGGTTATTTGAAGCTGAAGCGGCTAATTTGATGGGTAAAAAAGACCTTCATGAATTATACTTGTCATGGAAAGACAAACAAGGAATTCCAAAGAACCCTGTTGTTAGTGTTGAGCAAGTACTTGAAGTTCTTCAACCTCACTCAAATCTCAACTGCTTGAAAATAAGTTTCTATGAGGGATTATCCTTGCCAAGTTGGATAATTATTCTTAGTAATTTAGTTTCTCTTAAACTTAAGCGTTGTAAGAAAGTTGTGCGGCTTCAGTTACTTGGTATACTACCATCTTTAAAAAACCTGGAATTATCTTATATGGATAATCTGAAATACTTGGATGATGATGAATCTGAGGATGGTATGGAGGTGAGGGTTTTCCCATCTCTGGAGGAACTCGTATTATATCAGTTACCAAACATAGAGGGTTTATTGAAAGTGGAAAGAGGGGAGATGTTTCCTTGTCTTTCTAAGTTGGATATCTCTGAATGCCGTAAACTTGGACTGCCATGTCTTCCATCTCTTAAATCCCTCACTGTATCGGAATGTAACAATGAGTTACTGAGGTCAATCTCTACCTTCCGTGGTCTTACTCAGCTTTTCGTAAATGGGGGTGAAGGAATAACATCCTTCCCAGAGGGGATGTTCAAAAACCTTACTTCTCTTCAATCTCTGAGAATATATAATTTCCCAAAACTGAAGGAGTTACCAAATGAAACCTTTAACCCAGCTTTGACGCTTCTGTGTATCTGTTATTGTAATGAGTTGGAGTCCTTACCAGAGCAAAATTGGGAAGGTCTTCAATCCCTTCGAACTCTACATATTTATAGCTGTGAAGGATTGCGATGTTTGCCGGAGGGTATTCGACACCTCACTTCTCTTGAGCTTCTGACTATCATTGGTTGCCGAACATTAAAGGAACGATGCAAGAAGCGAACAGGGGAGGATTGGGACAAGATATCTCATATTCCAAAAATACAGTTTTAA